In Fundulus heteroclitus isolate FHET01 chromosome 16, MU-UCD_Fhet_4.1, whole genome shotgun sequence, a single genomic region encodes these proteins:
- the LOC118566364 gene encoding somatostatin receptor type 5-like, protein MDISTSSFNMNDYNGTTMSENTSSTNASFGSLLPFSEVTAVTYTIVFVVGFLGNALVIYVVARYSKMKTVTNMYILNLAVADELYILGIPFIGTNSVFSYWPYGDFLCKVVMTADGMSQFASTFCLTLMSIDRFLAVVYPIRSTRWRKPRMAKIFSGLVWVVSLLMVLPVTIFSHVQENFNTCNINWPNPLGLWSVVFILYTSIMGFFGPLVVISLCYLLIVIKVKSSGVRAGLTKRRKSECRVTRMVVIIVVVFILCWLPFFTANIVNLFHVIPEDKITTAVYFSLVILTYVNSCANPVLYGFLSDNFKQSFRKVLCFYKENGATEPVGTRQNTEKAIQMEVIGNTDNEPFNSKPALNGQ, encoded by the exons ATGGACATCAGCACTTCCTCCTTCAACATGAACGACTACAATGGGACAACAATGTCTGAGAATACCAGCAGCACCAATGCCTCATTCGGATCCTTACTTCCCTTCAGTGAGGTTACTGCAGTGACCTACACTATTGTCTTCGTTGTGGGTTTCTTGGGTAACGCATTAGTTATCTATGTAGTTGCCCGATACAGCAAGATGAAGACAGTAACCAACATGTACATCCTGAACTTAGCTGTGGCAGATGAACTCTACATCTTAGGGATCCCCTTCATAGGGACCAATAGTGTTTTCTCCTATTGGCCATATGGAGATTTTCTCTGCAAGGTGGTCATGACCGCTGACGGCATGAGCCAGTTCGCCTCCACCTTCTGCCTGACGCTGATGAGCATTGACCGCTTCCTTGCTGTGGTTTATCCCATTCGTAGCACCAGATGGCGAAAGCCACGGATGGCCAAGATTTTCAGTGGCCTGGTGTGGGTTGTTTCCCTCTTGATGGTGTTGCCGGTCACCATTTTCTCACATGTGCAGGAAAACTTCAACACCTGCAACATAAACTGGCCAAACCCTCTGGGACTATGGTCTGTTGTTTTTATCCTGTACACGTCAATCATGGGATTTTTTGGCCCTTTGGTTGTCATCTCTCTCTGCTATCTCCTGATTGTCATCAAG GTGAAGTCTTCAGGCGTGCGGGCAGGCCTGACTAAGCGCCGTAAGTCAGAGTGCAGAGTGACGCGCATGGTGGTGATCATCGTGGTGGTTTTTATACTTTGTTGGCTGCCCTTTTTTACTGCCAACATTGTGAATTTGTTTCATGTCATACCTGAGGACAAAATCACTACCGCTGTCTACTTTTCCCTGGTCATCCTCACCTACGTCAACTCCTGTGCCAATCCAGTCCTCTACGGTTTCTTGTCTGACAATTTCAAGCAGAGCTTTAGGAAAGTGCTTTGCTTCTACAAAGAGAATGGTGCTACGGAACCAGTGGGGACCAGACAGAACactgagaag GCCATCCAGATGGAGGTCATAGGAAACACCGACAATGAGCCTTTCAACTCAAAACCTGCATTGAATGGCCAGTga